In one window of Azoarcus olearius DNA:
- the gmk gene encoding guanylate kinase produces MPGTLFIVTAPSGAGKTTLVRGLLDRDPQVQLSISYTTRAPRPGEQDGREYHFVDVPTFRALRDRGEFLEWAEVHGNYYGTSRVWLKEQLAAGRDTLLEIDWQGAQQVRKVFPDAVGVFVLPPSLEELENRLRGRGTDSDDVISRRLLGARGEMRHVGEFDYVIINNELHEALDDLVAVVRAARLRYANQHLRHLQYFAFLEQD; encoded by the coding sequence ATGCCCGGAACCCTCTTCATCGTCACCGCGCCGTCGGGCGCCGGCAAGACCACGCTGGTGCGCGGCCTGCTCGATCGCGACCCCCAGGTGCAGCTGTCGATCTCCTATACCACCCGCGCGCCGCGGCCCGGCGAGCAGGACGGGCGCGAGTATCACTTCGTCGATGTGCCCACCTTCCGCGCGCTGCGCGACCGCGGCGAGTTCCTGGAATGGGCCGAGGTGCATGGAAACTATTACGGAACCTCGCGGGTCTGGCTGAAAGAGCAGCTCGCCGCGGGGCGCGACACCCTGCTCGAAATCGACTGGCAGGGCGCGCAGCAAGTGCGCAAGGTCTTCCCCGACGCGGTGGGCGTGTTCGTGCTGCCGCCCTCACTGGAAGAGCTGGAAAACCGCCTGCGCGGCCGCGGTACCGACAGCGATGACGTCATCAGCCGCCGCCTGCTGGGCGCGCGGGGCGAGATGCGGCATGTCGGCGAATTCGATTATGTTATTATTAACAACGAGTTGCATGAAGCGCTGGACGATCTGGTTGCGGTCGTGCGCGCCGCGCGGCTACGCTACGCCAACCAGCATCTGCGCCATCTGCAGTATTTTGCGTTTCTCGAACAGGACTAA
- the imuA gene encoding translesion DNA synthesis-associated protein ImuA, which translates to MAVPASAVADLLQRPDVWRGGQLSRAAAPVRASGHAALDAVLPGGGWPCGELTELLSREAGIGELSLLLPALAALDPEAGWVVLVAPPWRPHAPAWLAAGVPLDRLLVVEAGATDAAWACEQLLASGALAALLAWLPDSDARGLRRLQLAAHGRRSLAFVFRPHTVAASASPAPLRLALAAAEGGLAVEVLKRRGPPLAAPLRLAVPRPLHWDRLAPAAPVAGAAPAAEPTPSPAPPHLAPAAAGRRPPHAAVAA; encoded by the coding sequence ATGGCCGTCCCTGCTTCCGCCGTCGCCGACCTCCTGCAACGCCCCGATGTGTGGCGTGGGGGACAGCTGTCCCGGGCCGCCGCGCCGGTGCGGGCCAGCGGCCATGCGGCGCTCGACGCGGTGCTGCCGGGCGGCGGCTGGCCCTGTGGCGAACTCACCGAACTGCTGAGCCGCGAAGCGGGCATCGGCGAGCTGTCCCTGCTGCTGCCCGCGTTGGCGGCGCTCGATCCGGAAGCGGGCTGGGTGGTCCTGGTCGCGCCGCCATGGCGCCCGCATGCACCCGCCTGGCTGGCGGCCGGGGTGCCGCTCGACCGCCTGCTGGTGGTCGAAGCCGGCGCGACGGATGCCGCTTGGGCCTGCGAGCAACTGCTTGCCAGCGGCGCCCTCGCGGCGCTGCTCGCCTGGCTGCCCGACAGCGATGCCCGCGGCCTGCGCCGCCTGCAACTTGCCGCCCACGGCCGCCGCAGTCTCGCCTTCGTGTTCCGCCCCCACACCGTCGCCGCCAGCGCTTCACCCGCGCCCTTGCGTCTGGCACTTGCCGCCGCCGAAGGCGGACTGGCGGTGGAGGTGCTCAAACGCCGCGGGCCGCCCCTGGCGGCGCCCCTGCGGCTGGCGGTGCCGCGCCCGCTCCACTGGGACAGGCTGGCGCCAGCCGCGCCGGTGGCCGGGGCAGCCCCCGCGGCGGAACCCACCCCGTCTCCCGCGCCGCCGCACCTTGCCCCCGCGGCCGCCGGCCGCCGGCCGCCCCACGCTGCGGTGGCGGCGTGA
- a CDS encoding hydrolase, translating to MKASASIVLAVDLQSRLLPVIDGGDAVLGHAVWMVELARSLGVPVLATEQYPQGLGPTVPALRARLGDAPVLEKIHFSALADDSWRQQPETARPQWIVIGTEAHVCVQQTVFDLLAAGREVFIVEEAVGSRTPRDKALALERMRQHGAEIVSREMVAFEWLERADDPRFREVLKRFIR from the coding sequence ATGAAAGCGTCTGCCTCGATCGTGCTCGCGGTCGATCTGCAAAGCCGCCTGCTGCCCGTCATCGACGGCGGCGACGCGGTGCTCGGCCACGCTGTGTGGATGGTGGAACTGGCGCGCAGCCTGGGTGTGCCGGTGCTGGCCACCGAACAGTATCCGCAAGGCCTGGGCCCCACGGTGCCGGCGCTGCGCGCGCGCCTGGGCGATGCCCCGGTGCTCGAAAAGATCCACTTCTCCGCGCTGGCGGACGACAGCTGGCGGCAGCAGCCGGAAACCGCGCGGCCGCAGTGGATCGTGATCGGCACCGAAGCCCACGTGTGCGTGCAGCAGACGGTGTTCGACCTGCTGGCGGCCGGGCGCGAGGTGTTCATCGTCGAAGAGGCGGTGGGTTCGCGCACGCCGCGCGACAAGGCGCTGGCGCTGGAGCGCATGCGCCAGCACGGCGCCGAGATCGTCAGCCGCGAGATGGTCGCGTTCGAGTGGCTGGAGCGTGCGGACGATCCGCGTTTCCGCGAGGTGCTCAAGCGCTTCATCCGCTAG
- the rpoZ gene encoding DNA-directed RNA polymerase subunit omega — MARITVEDCLKRIPNRFQLTLAATYRARQLTAGGTPQIELDPHDKDKPTVIALREVAAGKVGLEMLNRGQA; from the coding sequence ATGGCCCGCATCACCGTTGAAGACTGCCTGAAAAGAATCCCGAACCGCTTCCAGCTCACGCTGGCGGCCACCTATCGCGCGCGCCAGCTCACCGCCGGCGGCACGCCGCAGATCGAACTCGACCCGCATGACAAGGACAAGCCCACCGTGATCGCACTCCGCGAAGTGGCTGCCGGCAAGGTCGGGCTCGAGATGCTCAACCGCGGTCAGGCCTGA
- a CDS encoding MerR family transcriptional regulator, with protein MESHLSIDEVARRTGLSAHTLRYYERIGLIAPVARAPGGQRRYAAVDLEWIGFLLRLRATRMPIGQMQAFARLRSEGNATAGARRALLEAHLAEVLATIEAMQQAATALQAKIGHYRDIERSLPSSTTDERESHATGPLRNRPRAAARDRR; from the coding sequence ATGGAATCCCATCTCAGTATCGACGAGGTCGCGCGCCGCACCGGCCTGTCCGCCCACACGCTGCGTTATTACGAGCGCATCGGCCTGATCGCGCCGGTGGCGCGGGCGCCGGGCGGGCAGCGGCGCTATGCCGCGGTTGATCTTGAATGGATCGGATTCCTGCTGCGACTGCGCGCCACCCGCATGCCCATCGGGCAGATGCAGGCGTTCGCGCGGCTGCGCAGCGAGGGGAACGCTACTGCCGGGGCCCGGCGCGCACTGCTCGAAGCGCATCTGGCCGAGGTGCTGGCCACCATCGAAGCGATGCAGCAGGCCGCCACGGCGCTGCAGGCCAAGATCGGCCATTACCGCGACATCGAGCGTTCCCTGCCGTCGTCCACCACCGATGAGAGGGAATCCCATGCCACAGGACCGCTACGCAACCGGCCTCGCGCGGCTGCGCGAGATCGACGGTGA
- a CDS encoding serine/threonine protein kinase has product MPPQANCALPAGFQLDRYRIERQLSLGGFSIVYLAYDDDDGTAVAIKEYLPNSLALRKEGQIEPLVPDENLPAFRYGMKCFFEEGRSLAKLMHPNVVRVLNFFRANNTVYMVMQFERGRTLHDYIQKHRGDVGERFIRGVFTRMLNGLREVHAHKLLHLDIKPSNIYLRTDGTPVLLDFGAARQTLALDQPMLKPMYTPGFASPEQLGQREALGPWSDIYSVGASIYACIVGAAPPRSDERLKHDTIMPISRTHAGRYSGQLLELIEWSLRLDPLARPQSVYTLQKALMQKEAGEPMPASWFTDLGARLKSFIGRG; this is encoded by the coding sequence ATGCCGCCTCAAGCAAACTGCGCCCTTCCCGCCGGCTTCCAGCTCGACCGTTACCGCATCGAACGCCAGCTTTCCCTCGGCGGCTTCTCCATCGTCTATCTGGCCTACGACGATGACGACGGCACCGCGGTGGCGATCAAGGAGTACCTGCCGAATTCGCTCGCGCTGCGCAAGGAAGGGCAGATCGAGCCGCTGGTGCCCGACGAGAACCTGCCCGCCTTCCGCTACGGCATGAAGTGCTTCTTCGAGGAAGGCCGCTCGCTGGCCAAGCTGATGCATCCCAACGTCGTGCGCGTGCTCAACTTCTTCCGCGCCAACAACACGGTGTACATGGTGATGCAGTTCGAACGCGGCCGCACGCTGCACGACTACATCCAGAAGCACCGCGGCGATGTCGGCGAACGCTTCATCCGTGGCGTGTTCACCCGCATGCTCAACGGCCTGCGCGAGGTGCATGCGCACAAGCTGCTGCACCTCGACATCAAGCCGTCCAACATCTACCTGCGCACCGACGGCACCCCGGTGCTGCTCGACTTCGGCGCCGCGCGCCAGACCCTGGCGCTCGACCAGCCGATGCTCAAGCCGATGTACACGCCCGGCTTCGCCTCGCCCGAACAGCTCGGCCAGCGCGAGGCGCTGGGGCCGTGGAGCGACATCTACAGCGTCGGCGCCAGCATCTATGCCTGCATCGTGGGCGCCGCGCCGCCGCGTTCGGACGAGCGCCTGAAACACGACACCATCATGCCGATTTCCAGAACGCATGCAGGACGCTATTCCGGACAACTGCTCGAACTGATTGAATGGAGCCTGCGCCTGGATCCGCTGGCGCGACCGCAGAGCGTCTATACGCTGCAGAAGGCACTGATGCAGAAGGAGGCGGGCGAACCGATGCCGGCCTCGTGGTTCACCGACCTGGGCGCACGGCTCAAATCATTCATCGGCCGCGGCTGA
- a CDS encoding YicC/YloC family endoribonuclease, producing the protein MIHSMTGFAVQTRDLGPVSLHLELRSVNSRYLDLSFRIVEDLRQAEPAIREQIAAKLTRGKVECRLNLHTNDAAPRSLALNNALLGQLADAQAAVRRQFADAQPLSVGEVLRWPGMLADDSLAFEQMQPVIAELAKAALDELVATRRREGDKLAAMIRERVVRMRELVAIATPRMPAIVAEYQDKLTARLRDAVASLDEDRVRQEVALFAQRIDVAEELSRLATHLDEVERILKAGGSAGKRLDFLMQELNREANTLASKSAATDITNIAMELKVLIEQMREQVQNIE; encoded by the coding sequence ATGATCCATAGCATGACCGGTTTCGCGGTGCAGACCCGCGATCTTGGCCCCGTGAGCCTTCATCTCGAGCTGCGCAGCGTCAATTCCCGCTATCTGGACCTGTCCTTCCGCATCGTCGAGGACCTGCGCCAGGCGGAGCCGGCCATCCGCGAGCAGATCGCGGCCAAGCTGACGCGCGGCAAGGTCGAATGCCGTCTGAATCTGCACACCAACGATGCCGCCCCGCGCAGCCTCGCGCTCAACAACGCCCTGCTCGGCCAGCTGGCCGACGCCCAGGCCGCGGTGCGCCGCCAGTTCGCCGACGCCCAGCCGCTGTCGGTGGGCGAAGTGCTGCGCTGGCCCGGCATGCTCGCCGACGACAGCCTCGCGTTCGAGCAGATGCAGCCGGTGATCGCCGAACTGGCCAAGGCCGCGCTCGACGAACTGGTCGCCACCCGCCGCCGCGAAGGCGACAAACTCGCGGCGATGATCCGCGAACGCGTGGTGCGCATGCGCGAACTGGTCGCGATCGCCACCCCGCGCATGCCGGCCATCGTGGCCGAATACCAGGACAAGCTCACCGCCCGCCTGCGTGACGCAGTGGCTTCGCTCGACGAAGACCGCGTGCGCCAGGAAGTGGCGCTGTTCGCCCAGCGCATCGATGTCGCCGAGGAGCTGTCGCGCTTGGCCACCCACCTCGACGAAGTCGAGCGCATCCTCAAGGCCGGCGGCTCGGCCGGCAAGCGGCTGGATTTCCTGATGCAGGAACTCAACCGCGAGGCCAACACCCTCGCCTCCAAGTCCGCCGCCACCGACATCACCAACATCGCGATGGAACTGAAGGTGCTGATCGAGCAGATGCGCGAGCAGGTGCAGAACATCGAGTAA
- a CDS encoding carboxymuconolactone decarboxylase family protein, translated as MPQDRYATGLARLREIDGEAGERVVASLADIAPDFARYLIEFPFGDIYSRPGLDLRSREIAVVAALTALGNAAPQLKVHIRGALNVGVSRDEIVETIMQMAVYAGFPAALNGLFAAREVFGEDAVAAS; from the coding sequence ATGCCACAGGACCGCTACGCAACCGGCCTCGCGCGGCTGCGCGAGATCGACGGTGAAGCCGGCGAGCGCGTCGTCGCCAGCCTTGCCGACATCGCCCCCGACTTTGCCCGCTACCTGATCGAGTTTCCGTTCGGCGACATCTACTCGCGCCCCGGGCTGGACCTGCGCAGCCGCGAGATCGCGGTGGTCGCCGCGCTCACCGCGCTCGGCAATGCCGCGCCCCAGCTCAAAGTGCATATCCGCGGCGCGCTCAACGTCGGCGTCAGCCGCGACGAGATCGTCGAGACCATCATGCAGATGGCGGTGTATGCCGGCTTTCCGGCGGCGCTCAACGGTCTGTTCGCCGCGCGCGAGGTGTTTGGCGAGGATGCCGTAGCGGCGTCGTAA
- a CDS encoding PP2C family protein-serine/threonine phosphatase: protein MRFTIYQESRIGRRKTNQDRIAYCYSRDALLMLIADGMGGHLHGEVAAHLAVQFITQAFQREAQPLLADPGLFLSRALMNAHHAILDYALDKHLPEAPRTTVVACVVQEGYAYWAHAGDSRLYLMRQGQVVAQTRDHSRVQLMIEQGLLDAEGAARHPGRNRIYSCLGGNHAPQIEFSRRTALHDGDALLLCTDGLWGPLNDDALLLGLADENLMAAVPRLLTRAEVAAGASCDNLSAVAMRWHDDLAPGAADSVSTQTMALNNFTTQLDAFQRSRAPAGGLDLSDDEIENAIAEINAAIHKFSKP from the coding sequence TTGCGATTCACCATCTACCAGGAAAGCCGCATCGGCCGGCGCAAGACCAACCAGGACCGCATCGCCTACTGCTATTCGCGCGACGCGCTGCTGATGCTGATCGCCGACGGCATGGGCGGCCACCTGCACGGCGAAGTGGCGGCGCACCTGGCGGTCCAGTTCATCACCCAGGCTTTCCAGCGCGAGGCGCAGCCGCTGCTGGCCGACCCCGGCCTGTTCCTGTCGCGCGCACTGATGAACGCCCACCACGCCATCCTCGACTACGCGCTCGACAAGCACCTGCCGGAGGCCCCGCGCACCACCGTGGTCGCCTGCGTGGTGCAGGAAGGCTATGCGTACTGGGCGCACGCGGGCGACTCGCGGCTGTACCTGATGCGGCAGGGCCAGGTGGTGGCGCAGACGCGCGACCATTCGCGCGTGCAGTTGATGATCGAACAAGGCCTGCTCGACGCCGAGGGCGCGGCCCGCCATCCCGGGCGCAACCGCATCTATTCCTGCTTGGGCGGCAACCACGCGCCGCAGATCGAGTTCTCGCGCCGCACCGCGCTGCACGACGGCGATGCCCTGCTGCTGTGCACCGACGGCCTGTGGGGACCGCTCAACGACGACGCCCTGCTGCTGGGCCTGGCTGACGAGAACCTGATGGCCGCGGTGCCGCGCCTGCTGACCCGCGCGGAGGTCGCCGCCGGCGCCAGCTGCGACAACCTGTCCGCGGTGGCGATGCGCTGGCATGATGACCTCGCGCCCGGCGCGGCCGACTCCGTCTCCACCCAGACCATGGCGCTGAACAACTTCACCACCCAGCTCGACGCCTTCCAGCGCAGCCGGGCGCCGGCCGGTGGCCTCGATCTCTCGGACGACGAAATCGAGAACGCCATCGCCGAGATCAACGCCGCGATCCACAAATTCTCCAAACCCTGA
- a CDS encoding Y-family DNA polymerase, with amino-acid sequence MLWLALRFPRLAVEVFDAPSPAAAVAHQRIVVGDGAAEAAGIQPGLRVSSALGLAPGLTLHARDPAREAAALEALACWAGRFSPQLSVAGEDELVLEIQGCLRLFGGLAALLGQVREEGEAQGFTLQCGLAPSVLGAQWLARAGIAPAAAMPHAGPPAAADAAQAATVDGLHALLAPLPVEVLRLPPADQRRLDTLGLRHLGHLLALPPATLARRFGPQLTLQLERALGTVPDPRPPFAFPQRFATRLELPARVDHAAMLLFAARRLAMALAGWLAARAAGVQEYLLVLIHEDAPPTRLVLGFATATRDAGRLLRVLRERLDRTTLAAPVVELQLLAETPLPLPGHSAGLFGEAGGAAIAPVVERLRARLGQTAVHALAVVGEHRPECATRSPDWPLPASAPPRGAPPRPLWLLPAPRALAERRGRPQHDGPLRLLTRAERIESGWWDGGEGHGDLRRDYFVALSRRGAWLWVFRDDRGWWLHGHFA; translated from the coding sequence ATGCTGTGGCTTGCGCTGCGTTTTCCCCGTCTGGCGGTGGAGGTGTTCGACGCCCCCTCCCCGGCCGCGGCGGTTGCCCACCAGCGCATCGTGGTGGGGGATGGCGCCGCCGAGGCCGCCGGCATCCAGCCCGGCCTGCGGGTATCGAGCGCACTCGGCCTCGCCCCCGGGCTGACCCTGCACGCGCGCGATCCCGCCCGCGAAGCCGCGGCACTGGAAGCACTGGCGTGCTGGGCGGGGCGCTTCAGCCCGCAGTTGAGCGTGGCCGGCGAGGATGAGCTGGTACTCGAAATCCAGGGTTGCCTGCGCCTTTTCGGCGGGCTCGCAGCGCTGCTCGGACAAGTGCGGGAGGAAGGCGAGGCACAGGGCTTCACGCTGCAATGTGGCCTGGCGCCCAGCGTGCTGGGCGCGCAGTGGCTGGCGCGCGCGGGCATCGCCCCCGCAGCAGCGATGCCGCACGCCGGCCCGCCTGCCGCCGCGGACGCCGCACAGGCTGCCACCGTCGACGGACTGCACGCCCTGCTCGCCCCGCTGCCGGTGGAGGTGCTGCGCCTGCCGCCCGCCGACCAGCGGCGCCTGGACACGCTGGGCTTGCGCCACCTCGGCCACTTGCTGGCGCTGCCGCCGGCCACGCTGGCGCGCCGTTTCGGCCCGCAGCTGACACTGCAGCTCGAACGCGCACTCGGCACCGTTCCCGATCCGCGCCCGCCTTTTGCCTTTCCGCAGCGTTTCGCCACTCGGCTCGAACTGCCGGCACGGGTGGATCACGCCGCCATGCTGCTGTTCGCCGCCCGCCGCCTGGCGATGGCACTGGCGGGCTGGCTGGCGGCCCGCGCCGCCGGGGTGCAGGAATACCTGCTGGTGCTGATCCACGAAGACGCGCCCCCGACCCGCCTCGTCCTCGGCTTTGCCACCGCCACCCGCGATGCCGGGCGGCTGCTGCGGGTGCTGCGCGAACGACTGGACCGCACGACGCTGGCCGCCCCGGTGGTCGAATTGCAGTTGCTGGCCGAGACGCCCCTGCCCCTGCCCGGCCACAGCGCCGGCCTGTTCGGCGAGGCCGGGGGCGCGGCGATCGCCCCGGTGGTGGAACGCCTGCGCGCCCGCCTCGGCCAGACAGCGGTGCATGCCCTGGCGGTAGTGGGCGAGCACCGTCCCGAGTGCGCCACCCGCAGCCCCGACTGGCCGCTGCCGGCCAGCGCCCCGCCGCGTGGCGCCCCACCGCGGCCGCTGTGGCTGCTGCCGGCGCCGCGCGCGCTTGCCGAACGGCGCGGCCGCCCCCAGCACGACGGCCCGCTGCGCCTCTTGACCCGCGCCGAGCGCATCGAAAGCGGCTGGTGGGACGGCGGCGAAGGCCACGGCGACCTGCGCCGCGACTACTTCGTCGCGCTCAGTCGCCGCGGCGCCTGGCTGTGGGTGTTCCGCGACGACCGCGGCTGGTGGCTGCACGGCCATTTCGCCTGA
- a CDS encoding error-prone DNA polymerase — MATPPYAELHCLSNYSFLRGASHPEELVARAWALGYQGLAITDECSLAGAVRADTGLAELRRDLRAAADAPEASAQDRLLAERAEQFRLVFGAEFRLACGLKLVLLAKNRAGYGNLSALITLARQRSEKGSYRLVRADLDAISPAGAVPDCYALWLPDAASTAEDAHWFARRFGERGWLAVELHSGADDAAWLGRTAELAAAAGLPRLAAGDVHMHLRGRRPLQDTLTAIRLGTTVFEAGTALHPNGERHLRHPLRLARLYPAELLEAAARLALACDFQLDSLRYEYPQEIVPAGETPASYLRRETQAGLARRYPQGVPPAIADNVEQELALIIELGYEPFFLTVYDIVCFARAKGILCQGRGSAANSIVCYALGITEVDPARASLLFGRFISRERDEPPDIDVDFEHDRRETVIQYIYGKYGRDRAALAATVIRYRTRGALRDAGRALGFGQPQIDALARSLAWWDKRDQLPARLIELGLDPASPRVAKWLDLTGMLIGFPRHLSQHVGGFVISRGPLGRLVPIENAAMPERSVIQWDKEDLEALGLLKVDVLALGMLSVIRRSLELVGRRRGAPFALPHIPPKDAATFDMLCAADSVGVFQVESRAQMAMLPRLRPRQFYDLVVQVAIVRPGPIQGDMVHPYLTNRADPAASARTLARLPADVRAVLERTLGVPIFQEQVMKLAEVAAGFTPGEADQLRRAMASWRQKGHIERFKQKLRDGMKARGHDSDFADALCRQIEGFGEYGFPESHAASFALLAYASAWLKRHEPEAFLCGLLNSQPMGFYAPAQLLQDARRHGVEVRPVDVTASAWDATLEDLPADPDAGRRPAVRLGLREISGFPEAAALRVAEARAAAPFADTNDLARRAALQRRELDLLAAAGALQALAGHRRQAAWQVAGVCLQGDLFDAAPPPEATVALAAPQEAEELLADYAATGFSLGRHPLALLRARLARGRFLQAAALARTPDRALVRVAGIVTGRQRPGTAQGVIFVTLEDETGSANVVVYAGLAERQRRELLGARLLGVFGQLQREGEVVHLLAKRLVDLSPWVGGLAARSRDFH, encoded by the coding sequence ATGGCCACCCCGCCCTACGCCGAACTCCACTGCCTGTCGAACTACAGCTTCCTGCGCGGCGCCTCGCACCCGGAAGAGCTGGTGGCGCGCGCCTGGGCGCTCGGCTACCAGGGCCTGGCGATCACCGACGAATGTTCGCTGGCGGGCGCGGTGCGCGCCGATACCGGCCTCGCCGAACTGCGCCGCGACCTGCGCGCCGCCGCCGACGCTCCCGAGGCCAGCGCGCAAGACCGCCTGCTCGCCGAGCGCGCCGAACAGTTCCGCCTCGTCTTCGGCGCCGAGTTCCGCCTCGCCTGCGGCCTCAAGCTGGTACTGCTGGCGAAGAACCGGGCCGGCTACGGCAACCTCTCGGCGCTGATCACCCTCGCCCGCCAGCGCAGCGAGAAGGGCAGCTACCGCCTGGTGCGCGCCGACCTCGACGCGATCTCGCCCGCCGGCGCGGTACCCGACTGCTACGCGCTGTGGCTGCCCGATGCCGCGTCCACCGCCGAGGACGCGCACTGGTTCGCCCGCCGCTTCGGCGAACGCGGCTGGCTGGCGGTGGAACTGCACAGCGGCGCCGACGATGCCGCGTGGCTCGGGCGCACCGCCGAACTCGCCGCCGCGGCGGGGCTGCCGCGGCTGGCGGCCGGCGATGTGCACATGCACCTGCGCGGCCGCCGCCCGCTGCAGGACACGCTCACCGCGATCCGCCTCGGCACCACGGTGTTCGAGGCCGGCACCGCGCTCCATCCCAACGGCGAACGCCACCTGCGCCATCCGCTGCGGCTGGCGCGGCTGTACCCGGCCGAACTGCTCGAAGCCGCCGCCCGCCTCGCCCTGGCGTGCGACTTCCAGCTCGACTCCCTGCGCTACGAGTACCCGCAGGAGATCGTCCCCGCCGGCGAAACCCCGGCCAGCTACCTGCGCCGCGAAACCCAGGCCGGACTGGCGCGGCGCTATCCGCAAGGCGTGCCGCCGGCGATCGCGGACAACGTCGAGCAGGAGCTCGCGCTGATCATCGAACTGGGCTACGAGCCCTTCTTTCTCACCGTCTACGACATCGTCTGCTTCGCCCGCGCCAAGGGCATCCTGTGCCAGGGCCGCGGCTCCGCGGCCAACTCCATCGTGTGCTACGCGCTCGGCATCACCGAGGTGGACCCGGCGCGAGCCTCCCTGCTGTTCGGCCGCTTCATCTCGCGCGAGCGCGACGAACCGCCCGATATCGACGTCGATTTCGAGCACGACCGGCGCGAAACCGTCATCCAGTACATCTACGGCAAGTACGGCCGCGACCGCGCCGCGCTCGCCGCCACCGTGATCCGCTACCGCACCCGCGGCGCGCTGCGCGACGCCGGCCGCGCGCTCGGCTTCGGCCAGCCCCAGATCGACGCGCTCGCGCGCTCGCTGGCGTGGTGGGACAAGCGCGACCAGCTGCCGGCGCGGCTCATCGAACTCGGCCTCGACCCCGCCAGCCCGCGGGTGGCGAAATGGCTGGACCTCACCGGCATGCTGATCGGTTTTCCGCGCCACCTGTCGCAGCACGTCGGCGGCTTCGTCATCTCGCGCGGCCCGCTCGGCCGCCTGGTGCCGATCGAGAACGCGGCAATGCCCGAGCGTTCGGTGATCCAGTGGGACAAGGAGGATCTCGAAGCGCTCGGCCTGCTCAAGGTGGATGTGCTCGCGCTCGGCATGCTGTCGGTGATCCGCCGCAGCCTGGAGCTGGTCGGCCGGCGCCGCGGTGCGCCCTTCGCGCTCCCCCACATCCCGCCCAAGGACGCCGCCACCTTCGACATGCTGTGCGCGGCCGACTCGGTGGGCGTGTTCCAGGTCGAATCGCGCGCGCAGATGGCAATGCTGCCGCGGCTGCGGCCGCGCCAGTTCTACGACCTGGTGGTGCAGGTGGCGATCGTCCGCCCCGGGCCGATCCAGGGCGACATGGTCCACCCCTACCTCACCAACCGCGCCGACCCCGCCGCCAGCGCGCGCACCCTCGCCCGTCTGCCCGCCGACGTGCGCGCGGTGCTGGAGCGCACGCTGGGGGTGCCGATCTTCCAGGAACAGGTGATGAAGCTGGCCGAGGTCGCCGCCGGCTTCACCCCCGGCGAGGCCGACCAGCTGCGGCGGGCGATGGCGTCGTGGCGGCAGAAAGGCCATATCGAGCGCTTCAAGCAGAAGCTGCGCGACGGCATGAAGGCACGCGGCCACGACAGCGACTTCGCCGACGCGCTGTGCCGCCAGATCGAAGGCTTCGGCGAATACGGCTTCCCGGAATCCCACGCCGCCAGCTTCGCGCTGCTCGCCTACGCCTCGGCCTGGCTCAAGCGCCACGAGCCGGAGGCCTTCCTGTGCGGCCTGCTCAACAGCCAGCCGATGGGCTTCTACGCGCCCGCCCAGCTGCTGCAGGACGCCCGCCGCCACGGCGTGGAAGTGCGGCCGGTGGACGTCACCGCCAGCGCCTGGGATGCGACGCTGGAAGACCTGCCCGCCGACCCCGACGCTGGCCGGCGGCCGGCGGTGCGGCTGGGCCTGCGCGAAATCTCCGGTTTTCCCGAGGCCGCCGCGCTGCGCGTGGCCGAAGCACGCGCGGCGGCGCCCTTCGCCGACACCAACGACCTCGCCCGCCGCGCTGCGCTGCAGCGCCGCGAACTCGACCTGCTCGCCGCCGCCGGCGCGCTGCAGGCGCTGGCCGGCCACCGCCGCCAGGCCGCCTGGCAGGTGGCCGGCGTCTGCCTGCAGGGCGACCTCTTCGACGCCGCGCCGCCGCCCGAAGCCACGGTGGCACTCGCGGCGCCGCAGGAGGCGGAGGAGCTGCTCGCCGACTACGCCGCCACCGGCTTCAGCCTCGGCCGCCATCCGCTGGCACTGCTGCGCGCGCGCCTCGCCCGCGGACGCTTCCTTCAGGCCGCCGCGCTGGCACGCACGCCCGACCGCGCGCTGGTGCGCGTCGCCGGCATCGTGACCGGCCGCCAGCGCCCCGGCACCGCGCAGGGCGTGATCTTCGTCACCCTGGAAGACGAAACCGGATCGGCCAACGTGGTGGTCTATGCCGGGCTCGCCGAGCGCCAGCGCCGCGAACTGCTCGGCGCCCGCCTGCTCGGCGTGTTCGGCCAGCTGCAGCGCGAAGGCGAGGTGGTGCATCTGCTCGCCAAGCGCCTGGTCGACCTCAGCCCCTGGGTGGGCGGGCTGGCTGCGCGCAGCCGCGACTTCCACTGA